The Acidobacteriota bacterium genome includes a window with the following:
- a CDS encoding protein kinase, which produces MKQNPYLDRVAIRDIHRFFGRRREVTRIFSRIGAARPQSVSVVGERRIGKSSLLNHIASPEVQARHLDAPAPYVFVKMDLQERKNLSLSEFFRELILLLMQAADFSEALTPDFEGVRMAVAALQRKGRKIVILFDEFDVVTSNQHFGEEFFSFFRSLANNYDLAYITSSKRDLQELCHTSKVADSPFFNIFSTINLSVFSRDEALQLISQPSAEAGAPLEPHADAILKLSGYFPFFIQIACCAFFEQLTMGDGTADPAQVLEIFLEEVIPHFNYVWDHFSVEEKNICRQVMRGEPVPPTFTYLFKKLEKSGYILPGAPPALFSTAFSEFIARRDSEERNVLGDTMQVSLSREETRQVVDALPSRVPDRLGPFHIEHPLGEGGMGCVYMAEDTQLKRKVAIKVISPQMSGNSDIRRRFLKEARSASVLNHPNICTIYQVGQEAGLDFIVMEYVEGMTIRDMLREGPFEPASICRIGIQVADALDLAHSQNMIHRDIKPANIMVTKTGRAKILDFGLVKWTGPNELQATAMTGLTEQGAIMGTVNYMSPEQLRGDLVDHRTDIFSLGLVLYEMATGQSPFSAENYIGVMHAILYQPVASPPPPFPAALWSVIDRTLAKDPAHRHQTAGELRDDLAAFLKQAE; this is translated from the coding sequence ATGAAACAGAACCCGTATCTCGACCGCGTGGCCATCCGCGACATCCACCGCTTCTTCGGGCGGCGGCGCGAGGTGACGCGGATTTTCTCGCGCATCGGCGCGGCGCGCCCGCAGTCGGTGTCGGTGGTGGGCGAGCGCCGGATCGGCAAATCGTCCCTGCTCAACCACATCGCCTCCCCGGAGGTCCAGGCGCGCCACCTCGACGCCCCGGCACCGTACGTCTTCGTCAAGATGGACCTGCAGGAACGGAAGAATCTGTCGCTGTCGGAGTTCTTCCGTGAGCTGATCCTGCTGCTGATGCAGGCCGCGGACTTTTCCGAAGCGCTCACTCCCGATTTCGAAGGCGTCCGCATGGCTGTGGCCGCTCTCCAGCGCAAAGGACGCAAGATCGTGATCCTGTTCGACGAGTTCGACGTGGTCACCTCGAACCAGCACTTCGGCGAGGAGTTCTTCTCGTTCTTCCGGTCGCTGGCCAACAACTATGACTTGGCTTACATCACCAGCTCCAAGCGTGACCTGCAGGAGCTGTGCCACACCAGCAAGGTGGCCGACTCGCCCTTCTTCAACATCTTCAGCACCATCAACCTGAGCGTGTTCAGCCGCGACGAGGCGCTCCAACTCATCAGCCAGCCTTCGGCCGAGGCCGGGGCGCCGCTGGAGCCGCATGCGGACGCGATCCTGAAGCTGTCCGGTTACTTCCCGTTCTTCATCCAGATCGCCTGCTGTGCCTTCTTCGAACAGCTGACCATGGGCGACGGCACGGCGGACCCGGCCCAGGTGCTGGAGATCTTCCTTGAGGAAGTGATCCCCCACTTCAACTACGTCTGGGACCACTTCAGCGTCGAGGAGAAAAACATCTGCCGCCAGGTGATGCGGGGCGAACCGGTGCCGCCCACCTTCACCTACTTGTTCAAGAAGCTTGAGAAAAGCGGCTACATCCTGCCTGGTGCGCCGCCGGCGCTGTTCTCCACCGCCTTCAGCGAGTTCATCGCCCGCCGCGACAGCGAGGAGCGCAACGTGCTGGGCGACACCATGCAGGTGTCGCTCTCCCGCGAGGAGACCCGCCAGGTGGTCGACGCGCTCCCCTCCCGGGTGCCGGACCGCCTCGGGCCGTTCCATATCGAGCACCCGCTCGGCGAGGGTGGAATGGGCTGCGTGTACATGGCCGAGGACACCCAGCTCAAGCGCAAGGTGGCCATCAAGGTGATCTCGCCCCAGATGAGCGGCAACTCCGACATTCGTCGGCGGTTTCTGAAGGAGGCCCGCTCCGCCTCGGTGCTTAACCATCCGAACATCTGCACCATATACCAGGTGGGCCAGGAGGCCGGGCTCGATTTCATCGTCATGGAATACGTCGAAGGGATGACCATCCGCGACATGCTCCGGGAAGGCCCCTTCGAGCCCGCGTCCATCTGCCGGATCGGCATCCAGGTGGCCGATGCCCTGGACCTGGCCCACTCCCAGAACATGATCCATCGCGACATCAAGCCGGCCAACATCATGGTGACCAAAACCGGCCGCGCCAAGATCCTCGACTTCGGCCTGGTAAAATGGACCGGGCCGAACGAGCTCCAGGCCACAGCGATGACCGGCCTGACCGAGCAGGGCGCCATCATGGGCACGGTGAACTACATGTCGCCGGAGCAGCTTCGCGGCGACCTCGTCGACCATCGCACCGACATCTTCTCCCTGGGGCTGGTGCTTTACGAGATGGCGACGGGGCAGTCGCCCTTTTCCGCGGAAAATTACATCGGCGTAATGCACGCCATCCTCTACCAGCCGGTCGCATCGCCGCCCCCGCCTTTCCCGGCGGCGCTCTGGTCCGTCATCGACCGCACCCTGGCCAAGGACCCGGCTCATCGCCACCAGACCGCCGGCGAGCTGCGCGACGACCTGGCTGCCTTCCTCAAGCAGGCGGAGTAA
- a CDS encoding ABC transporter substrate-binding protein, whose protein sequence is MIGTSGCKRRAITLFRSAAIALLLAASALSATPPVPPGPIRIGVIGPLTGSNQSAGVGQLNAVRLAAEEFNKMGGAHGRLVEIIEADDQGQPLQSAAGVDRLLRGGAVAVLGAINSSCTLAIMEPCARARTPLLTSSSTATRVTATGNKWVFRCIESDYFRMAELSRYLTEELSLRRIGILYDNDDFGRGLMADFTRSLEQHNLELAYAQPFRRDQADFSAELQEIQRQGIEALGLFGITPDNIRLAKLVREKQLPVQLFAPDVTERYLASWRDVESLVATDSYFLLQDKPAARQFAARYKRRFGIAAGPHAGRAYDAACILFQAIRRTPDPRREALRDAISATENFPGVTGDFNFKANGDVVKKIQIIAIHNGAFVPAQEWRVRSDYRRWILILIPSLLLLFLVANWTVGRVRRAVRKRIQERALREFKPIKVNPYIVGNPIREKEMFFGREDDFHFILKNIRREDSGVCIVLCGERRSGKTSILYQILNGRLGPDVLPVLIDLQLYGNCPDTVSFYNRMARDVAEGLRKRGATLPPVDAGKGQESFEELLEAAIRRFAGRKFVFLLDEYEILETLIDQGALHASTVDCLSALLDRHPELSFVLTGSMRLEDRRKPYWQHLIAKSLYRKISFLTQRDTLRLITEPLKGLVFHADGVPERIYRLTAGQPFYTQAVCMNVVDHLNEVGHNLVTSDDLAAVVVQLIENPLPQMLYFWDSFSFSEKLVLSLLADGLTTSGGEATDAEGLLAHAAGLQLPIQQDLQTVQTILEALFTREVANKKGRQFQFRIDLLREWIHRDHSPWQIIGENQNR, encoded by the coding sequence ATGATCGGCACCTCTGGTTGCAAGCGACGCGCGATAACCCTCTTCCGGTCGGCGGCGATAGCGCTGCTGCTGGCGGCGTCGGCGCTGTCCGCCACCCCCCCGGTCCCGCCCGGCCCCATCCGCATCGGCGTCATCGGGCCCCTCACCGGCTCGAACCAGTCCGCCGGAGTCGGCCAGCTCAACGCGGTGCGCCTCGCCGCGGAAGAGTTCAACAAGATGGGCGGCGCGCACGGCCGGCTCGTCGAGATCATCGAGGCCGACGATCAGGGGCAGCCGCTGCAATCCGCCGCCGGCGTGGACCGGCTCCTGCGCGGGGGCGCCGTGGCGGTGCTGGGCGCCATCAATTCGTCGTGCACGCTGGCCATCATGGAGCCGTGCGCCCGCGCCCGGACTCCGCTCCTGACCTCGTCGTCCACGGCGACGCGGGTCACCGCGACCGGCAACAAATGGGTATTCCGCTGCATTGAATCCGACTATTTTCGCATGGCCGAGCTCAGTCGGTACCTGACCGAGGAGCTGTCGCTGCGGCGCATCGGCATCCTGTACGACAACGATGATTTCGGCCGCGGCCTCATGGCCGATTTTACCCGCAGCCTCGAGCAGCACAACCTCGAGCTCGCCTATGCCCAGCCGTTCCGGCGCGATCAGGCGGACTTCAGCGCCGAACTGCAGGAGATCCAGCGGCAGGGGATCGAGGCGCTCGGCCTGTTTGGCATCACCCCGGACAACATCCGCCTCGCAAAGCTGGTCCGGGAGAAGCAGCTGCCGGTTCAGCTTTTCGCCCCCGACGTCACCGAGCGTTACCTCGCCAGTTGGCGGGACGTGGAGAGTCTGGTGGCGACTGATTCGTACTTCCTCCTCCAGGACAAGCCCGCGGCGCGCCAGTTCGCTGCCCGGTACAAAAGGCGATTCGGGATCGCAGCCGGCCCCCACGCCGGGCGCGCCTACGACGCCGCCTGCATCCTGTTCCAGGCGATCCGGCGCACGCCGGACCCGCGCCGCGAGGCCCTGCGCGACGCCATCTCGGCCACCGAAAACTTTCCTGGCGTCACCGGCGACTTCAACTTCAAGGCCAACGGCGACGTGGTCAAGAAAATCCAGATCATCGCCATCCACAACGGCGCATTCGTCCCCGCACAGGAGTGGCGCGTCCGCTCCGATTACCGGCGCTGGATTCTGATCCTGATCCCCAGCCTGCTGCTGCTCTTTCTCGTCGCCAACTGGACGGTTGGCCGGGTGCGCCGGGCCGTCCGCAAGCGGATCCAGGAACGCGCCCTGCGCGAGTTCAAGCCCATCAAGGTCAATCCGTACATCGTCGGGAATCCCATCCGCGAGAAAGAGATGTTCTTCGGCCGGGAGGACGACTTCCATTTCATCCTGAAGAATATCCGCCGCGAAGACAGCGGCGTCTGCATCGTGCTCTGCGGCGAGCGCCGCAGCGGGAAGACGTCGATCCTTTACCAGATCCTCAACGGCCGCCTCGGCCCCGACGTCCTGCCGGTGCTCATCGACCTGCAGCTCTACGGCAACTGCCCCGACACCGTCTCGTTCTACAACCGGATGGCCCGGGACGTCGCCGAGGGTTTGCGCAAGCGCGGCGCCACGCTGCCGCCGGTGGACGCGGGCAAAGGCCAGGAGAGCTTCGAGGAGCTGCTGGAGGCCGCCATCCGGCGGTTCGCCGGCCGCAAATTCGTGTTCCTGCTCGACGAGTACGAGATCCTCGAAACCCTCATCGACCAGGGCGCGCTGCACGCATCGACGGTGGACTGCCTCTCCGCGCTGCTGGACCGGCACCCGGAGCTCAGCTTCGTCCTGACCGGCTCCATGCGGCTGGAGGACCGCCGCAAGCCGTACTGGCAGCATCTGATCGCCAAGAGCCTCTACCGCAAGATCAGCTTCCTGACCCAGCGGGACACCCTGCGCCTGATCACCGAGCCGCTCAAGGGGCTGGTCTTCCATGCCGACGGCGTCCCTGAACGCATCTACCGGCTCACCGCCGGGCAGCCGTTCTACACCCAGGCCGTCTGCATGAACGTGGTGGATCATCTCAACGAGGTGGGCCACAACCTCGTCACGTCCGACGACCTGGCGGCGGTGGTGGTGCAACTCATCGAGAATCCGCTGCCCCAGATGCTTTACTTTTGGGACAGCTTCAGTTTCTCCGAGAAGCTGGTCCTGTCGCTGCTCGCCGACGGTCTGACCACCTCGGGCGGCGAGGCCACGGACGCCGAGGGCCTGCTCGCGCACGCCGCCGGGCTGCAGCTCCCCATCCAGCAGGACCTGCAGACCGTGCAGACCATCCTGGAGGCGCTTTTCACCCGCGAGGTGGCCAACAAGAAGGGTCGGCAGTTCCAATTCCGCATCGATTTGCTCCGCGAGTGGATCCACCGCGACCACTCGCCCTGGCAGATCATCGGCGAAAACCAGAACCGGTGA